ACCTGATCCTACCTGCACAGGTGTAACTTACCTACCTGATCCTACCTGCACAGGTGTAACTTACCTACCTGATCCCACCTGCACAGGCGTAACTTACCTACCTGATCCTACCTGCACAGGTGTAACTCCCCTACCTGATCCTACCTGCACAGGTGTAACTTACCTACCTGATCCCACCTGCACAGGCGTAACTCACCTACCTGATCCTACCTGCACAGGTGTAACTCCCCTACCTGATCCTACCTGCACAGGTGTAACTCACCTACCTGATCCTACCTGCACAGGTGTAACTTACCTACCTGATCCCACCTGCACAGGTGTAACTTACCTACCTGATCCCACCTGCACAGGTGTAACTTACCTACCTGATCCTACCTGCACAGGCGTAACTTACCTACCTGATCCCACCTGCACAGGTGTAACTTACCTACCTGATCCTACCTGCACAGGTGTAACTCACCTACCTGATCCCACCTGCACAGGTGTAACTTACCTACCTGATCCTACCTGCACAGGTGTAACTCACCTACCTGATCCTACCTGCACAGGTGTAACTTACCTACCTGATCCCACCTGCACAGGCGTAACTCACCTACCTGATCCTACCTGCACAGGTGTAACTTACCTACCTGATCCCACCTGCACAGGTGTAACTCACCTACCTGATCCTACCTGCACAGGTGTAACTTACCTACCTGATCCCACCTGCACAGGTGTAACTTACCTACCTGATCCCACCTGCACAGGTGTAACTTACCTACCTGATCCTACCTGCACAGGCGTAACTTACCTACCTGATCCCACCTGCACAGGTGTAACTTACCTACCTGATCCTACCTGCACAGGTGTAACTCACCTACCTGATCCCACCTGCACAGGTGTAACTTACCTACCTGATCCCACCTGCACAGATGTAACTCACCTACCTGATCCTACCTGCACAGGTGTAACTTACCTACCTGATCCCACCTGCACAGGCGTAACTCACCTACCTGATCCCACCTGCACAGGCGTAACTCACCTACCTGATCCCACCTGCACAGGCGTAACTCACCTACCTGATCCCACCTGCACAGGCGTAACTTACCTACCTGATCCCACCTGCACAGGCGTAACTTACCTACCTGATCCCACCTGCACAGGCGTAACTCACCTACCTGATCCCACCTGCACAGGCGTAACTCACCTACCTGATCCCACCTGCACAGGTGTAACTTACCTACCTGATCCTACCTGCATAGGTGTAACTTACCTACCTGATCCCACCTGCACAGGCGTAACTTACCTACCTGATCCTACCTGCATAGGTGTAACTCACCTACCTGATCCTACCTGCACAGATGTAACTTACCTACCTGATCCTACCTGCACAGGTGTAACTTACCTACCTGATCCTACCTGCACAGGTGTAACTTACCTACCTGATCCTACCTGCACAGATGTAACTTACCTACCTGATCCTACCTGCACAGGTGTAACTTACCTACCTGATCCTACCTGCACAGGTGTAACTTACCTACCTGATCCTACCTGCACAGATGTAACTTACCTACCTGATCCTACCTGCACAGATGTAACTTACCTACCTGATCCTACCTGCACAGATGTAACTTACCTACCTGATCCTACCTGCACAGATGTAACTTACCTACCTGATCCTACCTGCACATGTGTAACTTACCTACCAGATGCCACCTGCACATGTGTAACTTACCTACCTGATCCCACCTGCACAGCTGTAACTTACCTACCTGATCCCACCTACACAGGTGTAACTTACCTACCTGATCCCACCTGCACAGGTGTAACTTACCTACCTGCACAGGTGTAACTCACCTACCTGATCCTACCTGCACAGGTGTAACTTAGCTACCTGATCCCCACTGCACAGGTGTAACTTACCTACCTGATCCCACCTGCACAGGTGTAACTTACCTACCTGATCCCACCTGCACAGGTGTAACTTACCTACCCGATCCTACCTGCACAGGTGTAACTCACCTACCTGATC
Above is a genomic segment from Mixophyes fleayi isolate aMixFle1 chromosome 11, aMixFle1.hap1, whole genome shotgun sequence containing:
- the LOC142107405 gene encoding uncharacterized protein LOC142107405 encodes the protein MCTGITYLPDPTCTGVTYLPDPTCTGVTYLPDPTCTGVTYLPDPTCTGVTYLPDPTCTGVTPLPDPTCTGVTYLPDPTCTGVTHLPDPTCTGVTPLPDPTCTGVTHLPDPTCTGVTYLPDPTCTGVTYLPDPTCTGVTYLPDPTCTGVTYLPDPTCTGVTYLPDPTCTGVTHLPDPTCTGVTYLPDPTCTGVTHLPDPTCTGVTYLPDPTCTGVTHLPDPTCTGVTYLPDPTCTGVTHLPDPTCTGVTYLPDPTCTGVTYLPDPTCTGVTYLPDPTCTGVTYLPDPTCTGVTYLPDPTCTGVTHLPDPTCTGVTYLPDPTCTDVTHLPDPTCTGVTYLPDPTCTGVTHLPDPTCTGVTHLPDPTCTGVTHLPDPTCTGVTYLPDPTCTGVTYLPDPTCTGVTHLPDPTCTGVTHLPDPTCTGVTYLPDPTCIGVTYLPDPTCTGVTYLPDPTCIGVTHLPDPTCTDVTYLPDPTCTGVTYLPDPTCTGVTYLPDPTCTDVTYLPDPTCTGVTYLPDPTCTGVTYLPDPTCTDVTYLPDPTCTDVTYLPDPTCTDVTYLPDPTCTDVTYLPDPTCTCVTYLPDATCTCVTYLPDPTCTAVTYLPDPTYTGVTYLPDPTCTGVTYLPAQV